The Geobacter metallireducens GS-15 region CAAGCTCTCCAACGTGACGAGCAGGTTTCTTGACATCTCCCTGGACTATCTGGGGTGCGTCCTGCGGGACGACGCCATCCTCGAGGCGGTCAAGAGCCAGAAACCGGTCATCGAACTCTTGCCCGACTCCCCCGCCGCCGGCTGCTTCGCCACCCTGGCCCGGCGGATCCTGGAAAACGGCGGCGAGCACCGGCTCAAGGGCAACGTGCAGTTCTTCTTCAGGAGATTCCTCAGCGCCGACGCCGAAATGGAGAACGTATGAACTGTCTGGTAAAGGCATACGAGCAGGAGGCTCAGCGTTCGTCGGCCCAGTCCCGCGACGAGCTGATCGTTACCCATCTCCCCCTGGTGAAATTTCTGGTGGGACGGATCGCGACCCAGTTACCCCCCCACCTGGACCAGGATGATCTCATGAGCGCCGCCGTTATCGGTCTCATCACCGCCGCCGAGCGGTTCGACCCATCCCGGGGGGTGCAGTTCAAGACCTTTGCCGAACAGCGGATCAGGGGGACCATCATCGACGAGCTCCGTTCCCAGGACTGGCTCACCCGGTCCCTGCGGGACAAGTTCAAGAAGCTGGAGCGGGAGTTCGTGATGCTGGAGCACCGGCTCGGCCGCAACCCAACCAGCGAAGAGGTGGCCAAGTCCCTGGAAATCAGCGTGGACGACTACCACCACATGCTGGAGGAGATTCACCTCCTCTCCTTCGTTAGTCTCGACGAGTCGTGGGAGGACGAGGACGGCAGCCCCTTCGGGCTTCTGGATATCCTGGAGGATAAGGGGGTCGAGAATCCCCAGAGCCAGCTCATGGCCCGGCAGATGCTCGATACGCTCACCGAGGCCATCGAGGGACTCCCCGAGAAAGAGCGGCTCGTGATCACCTTCTACTACTACGAGGAACTGAACCTGAAGGAGATCGGCGCGGTGCTTGATCTCTCCGAGTCGCGCATCTCCCAGCTCCACAGCCAGGCCATCGTCCGTCTGCGGGCGAAGATGAAGAACATGAGGTGAATCCATGAACAGCGGTATCTATTCGGCACTCACGGGGAACGTCGCGGCCATGAAACGGCTCGATGTGCTGTCCAACAACCTGGCCAACGTCAACACCCCTGGTTTCAAGAAGGACCGGATGACCTTCGAGAGCATGCTCCAGACGGTGGGAGCCCAGCCCCGTCCCGGCGGCGGCACCGATGCACCGGTATTCGCGGAGACCACCTTCTTCACCGACTACTCCCCCGGCTCCGTGAAGCAGACCGGCAACCCCTTCGATCTGGCCATAGACGGTGACGGCTTCTTCGCCGTCACTACAGCCGACGGGCAGCGGGCCTACACCCGGCAGGGGAATTTCCGCCTCGATTCGACCGGCCGGCTCGTGACCGCTGACGGCGCCCAGGTGGCCGGCGGCGTCGTTATTGCTGGGGGAAAGGTGGACATCAACGGCAAGGGGGAGGTCTTGGTGGACGGGAGCCAGGTGGGGCGGCTGGAGGTGGTCGATTTTCCCAAGCCCTATGCCCTCCAGAAGCTCGGCGGCGGGCTCTTCGTGCCGGCCGACCCCCAGGCCACGCCCAATCCGGTGACCGGTGAGAAGGTGATGCAGGGGGCCATCGAGGAGTCCAACGTGAACACCGTCCAGGAGATGGTGCAGCTCATCGAGACGAACCGCTACTTCGAGATGTGCTCCAAGGTGGTCAAGGCCTACGACGACCTGACCGGCAAGGCGGCTAACGAAATCGGGAAGATCTAGGGACCCGGGACCGGGGACCGGTAATTCGTAGGGGCGGACTGCGTCCGCCCAGGGCGCACGGAAACAATACAAGGAGAAAAACATGATCAGAGCACTGTGGACGGCGGCCTCAGGGATGCAGGCCCAGCAGACGAACATCGACGTCGTCGCTAACAACCTGGCCAACGTCAACACCGCGGGGTTCAAGAAGAGCCGGGCCGACTTCCAGGATCTCATGTACCAGAACATGAAGACCACCGGTTCCCCCTCCACCAACACCACACAGGTGCCGTCCGGCATCCAGATCGGTCTCGGGGCCAAGCTGGCGGCGGTCACCAAGATCTTTACCATCGGTAACATTAACCAGACCGGCAACGAGCTGGATATGGCCATCGAGGGGGACGGCTTCTACCAAATCCAGATGCCCGACGGCACCACCACCTACACTCGTTCCGGCGCCTTCAAGCGGGACAGCCAGGGGCGTGTGGTCACTTCCGACGGCTATCCCCTGATCCCCGAGATTGTCATCCCCAACAACGCCACAGCCATCAACATCGGCAACGACGGGACCGTTTCCGTCTCCCAGGCGGGGCAGAAGAGCCCCACCAACGTAGGAAACATCCAGCTGGCCATGTTCTCCAACCCGTCGGGGCTTCTGGCCATCGGCAAGAACCTCTTCCAGGAGTCCGACTCCTCGGGCAACGCCACCACCGGCACGCCGGGCCAGAACGGCCTGGGCACCACGGCCCAGGGGTTCCTGGAGATGAGTAACGTGAGCGTCATGGAAGAGATGGTGAACATGATCACGGGGCAGCGGGCCTACGAGGTGAACTCCAAGGCGGTCCAGACCGCCGACGAGATGCTCCAGACGGCCAACAGCCTCAAGCGGTAATAATCGGGGCTC contains the following coding sequences:
- the flgG gene encoding flagellar basal-body rod protein FlgG; the encoded protein is MIRALWTAASGMQAQQTNIDVVANNLANVNTAGFKKSRADFQDLMYQNMKTTGSPSTNTTQVPSGIQIGLGAKLAAVTKIFTIGNINQTGNELDMAIEGDGFYQIQMPDGTTTYTRSGAFKRDSQGRVVTSDGYPLIPEIVIPNNATAINIGNDGTVSVSQAGQKSPTNVGNIQLAMFSNPSGLLAIGKNLFQESDSSGNATTGTPGQNGLGTTAQGFLEMSNVSVMEEMVNMITGQRAYEVNSKAVQTADEMLQTANSLKR
- a CDS encoding FliA/WhiG family RNA polymerase sigma factor — encoded protein: MNCLVKAYEQEAQRSSAQSRDELIVTHLPLVKFLVGRIATQLPPHLDQDDLMSAAVIGLITAAERFDPSRGVQFKTFAEQRIRGTIIDELRSQDWLTRSLRDKFKKLEREFVMLEHRLGRNPTSEEVAKSLEISVDDYHHMLEEIHLLSFVSLDESWEDEDGSPFGLLDILEDKGVENPQSQLMARQMLDTLTEAIEGLPEKERLVITFYYYEELNLKEIGAVLDLSESRISQLHSQAIVRLRAKMKNMR
- the flgF gene encoding flagellar basal-body rod protein FlgF, with the protein product MNSGIYSALTGNVAAMKRLDVLSNNLANVNTPGFKKDRMTFESMLQTVGAQPRPGGGTDAPVFAETTFFTDYSPGSVKQTGNPFDLAIDGDGFFAVTTADGQRAYTRQGNFRLDSTGRLVTADGAQVAGGVVIAGGKVDINGKGEVLVDGSQVGRLEVVDFPKPYALQKLGGGLFVPADPQATPNPVTGEKVMQGAIEESNVNTVQEMVQLIETNRYFEMCSKVVKAYDDLTGKAANEIGKI